In Sorangium aterium, the genomic stretch GACGCGGGGATTCGCGACGAGGTGCGGCTCGGCGTCGTGACGAGCCACATGCAGAAGGTGACCGACGCGGCCGTGCTCTGCCCCGAGAAGGCCACGCTGCTCGGCCCGTGCGAGGCCATCCCCAGGGCGTACCCGAACGTCTCGTGCATCAGCGTCGACATCGACCTGCCGGAGCCGCGGACGCTGCAGGAGGCGAGGCTCATCGACCAGCTCCTCGCCGAGGTCACGCTGGAGCAGACCGAGCCCGTCATCGCCTACCGGAACGGGGAGCGCTGGGTCCGGATCTTCGAGCCCGCGCGCATGGACCGCGCCGAGGGCCTGCCGCCGCGCCTCCGGGAGGGCGGCGTCTACCTGATCGCCGGCGGGCTCGGGGCCGTCGGCTCCGCCCTCGCGGAGCACCTCGCGAAGGTCGCGCGCGCGAAGCTCGTGCTCGCGGGCCGGACGGCGCTCCCGCCCCGGGAGGCCTGGGACGGCCTCGCCGGCGCGGGCGCCTTCGACGCGCTACGCCGCAAGATCGGCGCGGTGCTCGAGATGGAGCGGCTGGGCGCCGAGGTGCTGCTCGTGACGGCCGACGTCACGCGGCTCGACGACATGCAGCGCGCGGTGGCCGAGGGGCTCCAGCGCTTCGGGCGGATCGACGGCGTGATCCACGCGGCGGGCGCCCGCCGCGCCGTGCCCCTCCAGCGCATGACGCGCGAGGAGGGCGAGGCGCTCCTCGCCCCGAAGCTCGACGGCGCGCTCGTCCTCGACGAGTCGCTCCGGGGCCTCCGGCCCGATTTCGTCGCGCTGTGCGCCGCGCGGACCGCGGGCGCCCGCGGGGCGGGCCTCGCGGGCCAGTGCGCCGCGACCGCCTTCCTCGGCGCCTTCGCGCAGCGGCGGGCCGCCGGTGACGGCCCGCTCACGATCGCGATCGAGTGGGACCCGTGGCAGCGGCAGGACGCCTCGCGCGGCAAGGATCCCGAGCCCGCGGCCGACTCGAGCGAGGGCGGCGCGGCCGCCGCGGAGGAGGGGATCTCGCGCGACGAGGCGCTCGACGCCTGGATGCGCGTCCTCACGAGCCCCACGCCCCACGTCCTGGTCCTGAAGCGGGAAGCGCAGGCTAAGCAGCGCCCCTCGGCCAGCTCGATCGCGCCGCCCTCGCGGGACGTCGAGTCCGAGGGCATCCCGAGATCGGTCCACCCGCGGCCCGACCTCGGCACGGCCTACGTGGCGCCGCGCGATCCGCTGGAGCGCGCCGTCGCCGAGACGTGGGAGAAGCTGTTCGGCATCGAGCGGATCGGCGTCCACGACGACTTCTTCGCGCTCGGCGGCGACTCGCTGCTCGCCGTCCAGCTCATCTCCCGGCTGCGCAGCGTCGTGAACATGGATCTCCCCGGCCACAGCCTGCTCAACGCGCCGACCGTGGCGGCCCTGGCCGAGCTCATCGCGCAGTCCGACTCGCCCTCATCCACCTCGCTGTCGAGGCGCTCTCCCGCGCGCCTCTTGCCCGCGTCGCTCGTGCGGATCAAGCCCGGCACCGGGCGGCCGCTCTTCCTGATGCACCCGGTCGGAGGGCACGTTTACTTCTACCACGATCTCGCCACCTGCCTGGACCCGGCGCAGCCCGTGTACGGGCTGCAGGCGCAGGGCATCGAAGGCAAGGCGCCGCCCTTGACCCGCGTCGAGGAGATGGCCGCGCGCTACCTCGAGGCGGTACGGCGGCACATCCAGCCGGAGGGCCCCTACGTGCTCGGCGGGTCGTCCTTCGGCGGGGTCGTCGCCTTCGAGATGGCGCACCAGCTCATCTCCGGGGGCGAGCGCGTCGCGCTTCTCATGATGATCGACACGCCCGCGCCCTCGGCGGTGTTCCCCGAGGATCTCGACACCCCCGAGCGCCTCGCCTACCTGATCAGCGGCGATGCGAGTCTCCCCGTCCCCGCGGAGGAGATCCGGCACCTCTCCCCGGACGAGCAGCTGCTCCACGTGCTCCAGCGCAAGAAGGGTGTCTCCCGGATGTTCCCGAAGCTGGCGCTCCAGGAGCTCGCCACGTTCCGCAAGATCGTCACCGCCAACCTGCAGGCGATGCTGCGCTATGTCCCCCGCCCCTACCCGGGTGACGTGCTCTTCTTCGAGGCGAGCGAGCGCGACGCCATGACCGTGAACAACCCGGCGCGGGGATGGCTCGATTTGATCCAGGGCCAGCTAACTGTCCACGAGGTCCCTGGCAATCACATCACCATGAATTTGCCGCCGAACGTGCAAGTCATGGCCGATCATCTGCGCGCGGTCCTCGAGACGGCGGGACATCAGGGCTGATGTTGACGCCCGGCCGGCGGGCTCTTTACCATGGGTGTGGAGCGGCGACGCCCCCGCGCGGTCGCGCGGGCTCGAGTGCGGCCAGGGCGCGCGGCGGAGGTGGAGAATGTCGAAGATCACCGCGGAGCAGGCGAGAGAGGAGCACGTCGCGCTCCTCAAGGCGTGGACGAAGGCGGTGGGGGCCGTCAAGGACTACGGCTTCCTCGATCGCCACCTGGCCGAAGGCTGGCGGTACGTCGATTACAACGGAGTGCAGCGCGGCAAGGACGAGTACCTGAAGCTCGTCGACAGCATGTTGACGTACACGCAGGAGCTCCGGCAGTGCGACGTGCGTATCGTCGGCGGGGACGTCGCTATCGTGAGCGGCGTCTACCGCTCGCGCGCCGAGCTCAAGGGCGGTGTCAAGCTCGATAACACCATCGCCTTCACCGCGGTCTGGGAGCTCAAGGGCGGTGAATGGAAAGCCCTCGTGCACCACACGACGAGGATCCCTGACGCGTCGTGATCGACGTCCGCGCCGAGCGGGTCGAAGCGCTCCGGCGGCCGGCGCCTCGCCGGCGAGGCCGGAGGAAACGTTGACAGGGATCCTGCTTCGAGTACCGTACACTCAGGATTGTCCTATCGACGATCACCAGGGCTCTCATGGATCTTCGCCGGTTCCTCACGCACGCGGTGCAGATCGCATCTGCGCTGTCGAAACTTCATAAGTCAGGCACCCTTCACCTGGACATCCGCCCCGCGAACCTCTCCGTGCACCCGGAGAGCGGGGAGGTGTCGCTCGACGGTGGGCTGGCCGTGGTGCGCGGCGATCTCGGCCTCTCCGACGAGACGAAGATCAACCCGGAGTCGCTGCCCTACATCGCGCCGGAGCGGACGGGCCGCGTCGACTGGCCGATCGACGAGCGCGCCGATTTCTACTCGCTCGGCGTCACGCTGTACGAGCTGCTCTCCGGCAAGCTGCCGCTCGACGCCGAGGACGCGCCCGCGTGGGCGCACGCCCACATCGCGAGGGCCCCTGTGCCGCTCGCGGAGCTGGTGCATGACGTGCCCCGGATCGTCTCCGAGATCGTGATGAAGCTCCTCGCGAAGTCTCCGGAGGAGCGTTATCAGACCGCCCGCGGGCTCTGGTCGGATCTCCTCATGTGCCAGA encodes the following:
- a CDS encoding YybH family protein, translated to MSKITAEQAREEHVALLKAWTKAVGAVKDYGFLDRHLAEGWRYVDYNGVQRGKDEYLKLVDSMLTYTQELRQCDVRIVGGDVAIVSGVYRSRAELKGGVKLDNTIAFTAVWELKGGEWKALVHHTTRIPDAS